In Corvus moneduloides isolate bCorMon1 chromosome 3, bCorMon1.pri, whole genome shotgun sequence, one DNA window encodes the following:
- the LOC116441861 gene encoding transmembrane protein 121-like, translating to MVPPPPVSKPHVCLSTVLIMTSLVLMDAYLVEQSQGSRKLGICVMVAVGDICFLLVLRYVAIWVGAEVKTAKRGYAMILWFLYVFVLEIKVYFVYQNYKADRKSLDLIARKALTLLLSICIPALYVLLVATEHMEYVRTFKKKEDLRNRLFWVIVDMLDVLDIQANLWEPQKKGLPLWAEGIMFFYCYILLLVLPCVSLCEISMQGIGIVPHRMMLYPMLSMLTVNITTIFIRGSNMVFFRDARVSSIFMGKNMLAIGMKVCMFVQYQRHQHHTPPGLDPQHSAPAQPPTGLRKARDQPACPEELAQDNT from the coding sequence ATGGTTCCCCCACCACCTGTCAGCAAGCCCCATGTGTGCCTCTCCACTGTGCTCATCATGACCAGCCTCGTCCTCATGGATGCCTACctggtggagcagagccagggctccAGGAAGCTGGGCATCTGTGTCATGGTGGCAGTGGGTGACATATGCTTCCTGCTGGTCCTCCGCTATGTGGCTATCTGGGTTGGGGCAGAGGTAAAGACAGCTAAGCGAGGATATGCCATGATCCTCTGGTTCCTGTATGTCTTCGTTCTGGAGATCAAAGTCTACTTTGTATACCAGAATTATAAAGCTGACCGGAAAAGCTTGGATCTCATAGCCCGCAAAGCGTTGACcttgctgctctccatctgcATCCCAGCTCTCTACGTGTTGTTGGTGGCCACAGAGCACATGGAGTACGTCAGAACATTCAAGAAGAAGGAAGATCTCCGCAACCGCCTTTTCTGGGTCATTGTGGACATGCTGGATGTGCTGGACATCCAGGCCAACCTCTGGGAGCCTCAGAAGAAGGGGCTGCCGCTCTGGGCTGAGGGCATCATGTTCTTCTACTGCTACATCTTGCTCCTGGTCCTGCCGTGCGTGTCCCTGTGCGAGATCAGCATGCAGGGGATCGGCATCGTGCCACACCGGATGATGCTGTACCCCATGCTGAGCATGCTCACCGTCAACATCACCACCATCTTCATCCGAGGCAGCAACATGGTCTTCTTCAGGGATGCCCGGGTCTCCAGCATCTTCATGGGCAAGAACATGCTGGCCATTGGGATGAAGGTCTGTATGTTTGTGCAGTACCAGCGGCACCAGCACCACACACCCCCGGGGCTGGACCCACAGCACAGCGCTCCGGCCCAGCCGCCCACGGGGCTGCGCAAGGCCCGGGACCAACCTGCCTGCCCCGAGGAGCTGGCCCAGGACAACACGTGA